From Gopherus flavomarginatus isolate rGopFla2 chromosome 16, rGopFla2.mat.asm, whole genome shotgun sequence, a single genomic window includes:
- the TRAPPC5 gene encoding trafficking protein particle complex subunit 5, whose product MDSRFTRGKSAILERSLTRPKMEVSLSAFSLLFSEIVQYCQNRVYSVSELQNKLSELGQQVGARILDVLVMREKNGKRETKVINILLFIKVTVWKALFGKEADKLEQANDDDKTYYIIEKEPLINTYISVPKENSTLNCASFTAGIVEAILTYSGFPAKVTAHWHKGTTLMIKFDESVIARDKALDGR is encoded by the coding sequence ATGGATTCACGCTTCACGCGTGGGAAATCTGCCATCCTGGAGCGGTCTCTGACCCGGCCAAAGATGGAGGTCAGCCTGAGCGCGTTCTCTCTGCTCTTCTCCGAGATAGTCCAGTACTGTCAGAACCGGGTGTACTCCGTCTCAGAGCTCCAGAACAagctctctgagctgggccagcaGGTGGGAGCTCGCATCCTGGATGTGCTGGTCATGCGGGAGAAAAACGGCAAGCGAGAGACCAAGGTCATCAACATTCTCCTCTTCATCAAGGTGACGGTGTGGAAGGCCTTGTTCGGAAAGGAGGCAGACAAGCTGGAGCAGGCCAATGATGATGACAAGACCTACTACATTATCGAGAAAGAGCCGCTGATCAACACGTACATCTCGGTGCCCAAGGAGAACAGCACACTCAACTGTGCCTCCTTCACAGCTGGCATCGTGGAAGCCATCCTCACTTACAGCGGCTTCCCTGCCAAGGTCACAGCCCACTGGCACAAGGGCACCACCCTCATGATCAAATTTGATGAGTCCGTCATCGCGCGAGACAAAGCCCTGGACGGCCGCTGA